The proteins below come from a single Roseiflexus sp. RS-1 genomic window:
- a CDS encoding DUF488 domain-containing protein: MLYRRKVLLALIDIFGGAIDKLFLQKMLFLLSQRQEKPVYEFIPYNYGGYSFTAQWDINGLCARALLQEDEYTITLIEKQNSLNSLHPRDTWIIREILRKYRKKQRNELLRELYEQYPYYATRSKILEEVLDKEAQKRVEQYRYVEYRTVLFTIGYEGRSLENYLNALIRNGIRVLVDVRNNPVSRKPGFSKRQLERICRNVDIEYRHFPDVGIAPELRKGLKTQDDYNELFAAYRRKVLPATVSTQQEILNILQCYRRIALTCFEAESQRCHRHHLAEAISKLPGFAYEVEHL, from the coding sequence ATGCTGTACCGTCGAAAAGTTCTTTTAGCATTGATAGACATCTTTGGTGGTGCTATAGATAAACTTTTCTTGCAGAAAATGCTTTTTTTGCTGAGTCAGCGGCAGGAAAAACCAGTCTATGAGTTTATTCCCTATAACTACGGTGGCTACTCGTTCACTGCTCAGTGGGACATTAATGGATTGTGTGCCAGAGCTTTGTTGCAGGAAGATGAGTATACGATTACTCTTATCGAAAAACAGAATAGCCTGAACAGTCTTCATCCCCGTGATACCTGGATCATTCGTGAAATCTTGCGGAAGTATCGGAAGAAACAGAGAAATGAGCTGCTTCGTGAGTTGTATGAGCAATATCCCTACTATGCCACACGCAGTAAAATCCTGGAAGAAGTCCTGGATAAGGAAGCGCAAAAACGAGTAGAACAGTATAGATATGTGGAATATCGAACCGTCTTGTTTACTATCGGCTATGAAGGACGTTCGCTGGAAAATTATCTTAATGCCTTGATCAGAAACGGCATCAGGGTGCTGGTCGATGTTCGCAATAACCCGGTGAGCAGGAAACCAGGGTTTAGCAAGCGCCAGTTGGAACGGATATGCAGGAACGTTGACATTGAATACCGACATTTTCCAGACGTGGGTATTGCCCCTGAGTTGAGAAAAGGCTTGAAGACGCAAGATGATTACAACGAACTATTTGCCGCATATCGCCGCAAGGTTTTACCTGCTACGGTATCTACCCAACAAGAAATCCTGAACATTCTTCAGTGCTATCGCCGTATCGCTCTTACATGCTTTGAAGCTGAGAGCCAGCGCTGCCATCGTCATCATCTGGCCGAGGCTATCAGTAAGTTGCCTGGCTTTGCTTACGAGGTGGAACATCTGTGA
- a CDS encoding glycosyl hydrolase family 18 protein codes for MRHVFSSPLFVSIYAVSLIVWALLVVDTVGLAVRATEPPVFPTPTLPPVTPVADTPTPAPAIIPSVQTERTVSPVSALPEEGAWFHPKTGRYIAAWLPNSFGSENRESFEANADILDEISPFWYSPSPAGTLRFGREARDRTLIELARSKNVLVIPTVHNVVTGDDPAPGILRNPRLRSYHVQQIVDEVLTYDYDGIDIDYEFISSSLRDEYSAFIIELADALHAHGKLLTVAVHAKDCDYCGLGGFQDWAVIGQVVDRLRIMTYDYHWRGGGPGPVAPVYWVERVARYAVTVVDPAKVIIGVPFYGYNWPRDGGGNARGQTWAMINDIIQTYRLSVNLMESNQNGLVQENWITYSSREEGRREVWFATSSGLDAKLRLVQELDLAGIAIWRLGGEDPRNWEVIRSRLLQDPYESQRVLSRLLPEH; via the coding sequence ATGCGACACGTTTTCTCATCACCGCTGTTTGTGTCGATCTACGCTGTGTCGTTGATCGTCTGGGCATTGCTGGTTGTCGATACTGTCGGTCTCGCCGTGCGCGCGACAGAACCGCCGGTGTTTCCAACTCCAACGCTACCGCCGGTCACGCCGGTTGCAGACACGCCGACGCCGGCGCCGGCGATCATCCCGTCGGTTCAGACAGAGAGAACGGTTTCGCCTGTGTCCGCGCTCCCCGAAGAAGGCGCATGGTTTCATCCGAAGACGGGGCGGTATATTGCTGCCTGGCTCCCCAACTCGTTCGGCTCCGAGAATCGCGAGTCGTTCGAGGCGAACGCCGATATTCTCGACGAGATCAGCCCGTTCTGGTACTCGCCGTCGCCAGCCGGCACGCTACGCTTCGGGCGCGAGGCGCGCGACCGCACGCTGATCGAACTGGCGCGCAGCAAGAATGTGCTGGTCATTCCAACGGTGCACAATGTCGTTACCGGCGATGACCCGGCGCCGGGCATTCTGCGCAACCCGCGCCTGCGCTCGTACCACGTGCAGCAGATTGTCGATGAAGTGCTCACCTATGACTATGATGGGATTGATATCGATTATGAGTTTATCAGCAGCAGTCTGCGTGATGAATACAGTGCGTTTATTATCGAACTCGCCGATGCGCTCCACGCTCACGGCAAACTGTTGACCGTCGCCGTGCATGCCAAGGATTGCGATTACTGCGGGTTGGGAGGATTTCAGGATTGGGCGGTCATCGGTCAGGTTGTTGACCGGTTGCGGATCATGACGTATGACTACCACTGGCGCGGCGGCGGTCCCGGTCCGGTAGCGCCGGTCTACTGGGTGGAACGTGTCGCCCGCTATGCGGTGACGGTCGTTGATCCGGCAAAGGTCATCATCGGCGTGCCGTTCTACGGCTACAACTGGCCTCGTGACGGCGGCGGCAATGCGCGCGGGCAAACGTGGGCGATGATTAACGATATCATTCAGACATACCGCCTGTCGGTCAATCTGATGGAGAGCAACCAGAACGGTCTGGTGCAGGAAAACTGGATCACCTACAGTTCGCGCGAAGAAGGGCGGCGCGAGGTCTGGTTCGCCACCAGCAGCGGGTTGGACGCGAAACTGCGTCTGGTGCAGGAACTCGACCTGGCGGGTATTGCGATCTGGCGGCTCGGCGGCGAAGACCCGCGCAACTGGGAGGTCATTCGCAGTCGCCTGCTGCAGGACCCGTATGAGTCGCAGCGCGTGTTGAGTCGGTTATTGCCGGAGCACTGA
- a CDS encoding metallopeptidase family protein, which yields MDRETFESIVIEALDSLPPEFARYLTNVEVRIEARPSREQRRALGLRPWQTIYGLYEGVPLTERTDGDPLIPDVITIFQAPLVRDFPSRDALREEVRRTVLHEIAHFFGISDERLHELDAY from the coding sequence ATGGATCGCGAAACATTCGAATCAATCGTTATCGAGGCGCTGGACTCGCTGCCGCCTGAATTTGCCCGCTATCTTACGAATGTCGAAGTGCGGATCGAAGCGCGCCCCAGCCGCGAGCAGCGCCGCGCACTGGGTTTGCGCCCCTGGCAAACGATCTATGGGCTGTATGAAGGGGTGCCGCTGACGGAGCGCACTGACGGCGATCCGCTGATCCCGGATGTCATTACGATCTTTCAGGCGCCGCTGGTGCGTGATTTTCCCTCGCGTGATGCGCTGCGCGAAGAGGTGCGGCGCACGGTGCTGCACGAAATCGCCCACTTTTTCGGCATCAGCGATGAGCGGTTGCACGAATTGGACGCCTACTGA
- a CDS encoding RNA polymerase sigma factor, which yields MAVKSTPADNHYESEAHIIARAKAGDADAIGQLYERYAPQVHRYIASRLGDPVLAEDVCSDVFVRMLEGLERYEDRGWPFSAWLYRIAYARTMDMLRQARRRPSVPLDESAPQALEPPDEAVISRIAYHELQSVMRILTRDQRLVLRLRFDEDRSLAEIAESLGRTVGSVKALQHRGLARLAEALADHPAHQPIVAS from the coding sequence ATGGCGGTCAAATCCACACCTGCCGACAACCATTATGAGAGCGAAGCGCACATCATCGCGCGCGCAAAGGCTGGCGACGCCGACGCGATCGGGCAGTTGTACGAACGGTATGCTCCGCAGGTGCATCGTTACATCGCTTCCCGACTGGGCGATCCCGTGCTCGCTGAGGATGTATGCAGCGATGTGTTCGTCAGGATGCTGGAAGGACTGGAGCGATATGAAGATCGCGGCTGGCCCTTTTCTGCCTGGCTCTACCGCATTGCCTACGCGCGCACCATGGACATGCTCCGCCAGGCGCGCCGACGCCCATCCGTTCCACTCGATGAAAGTGCGCCTCAAGCGCTCGAACCCCCGGATGAAGCGGTTATCTCGCGGATTGCATACCATGAACTCCAGAGCGTGATGCGCATCCTGACCCGTGATCAGCGTCTTGTGTTGCGCCTGCGGTTCGATGAGGATCGCTCGCTCGCCGAGATTGCCGAGTCGCTTGGGCGCACGGTTGGTTCGGTGAAAGCGCTCCAGCACCGCGGGCTGGCGCGCCTTGCCGAGGCGCTTGCCGACCATCCGGCGCATCAACCGATCGTTGCCTCATAG
- the phoU gene encoding phosphate signaling complex protein PhoU, whose product MRDHYIKQLQSVHDDLLRMGSRVEHQLADAIKALDRLDIELAREIVARDREIDAARNAIDEHVFQLIATQQPVATDLRSLLAAIAIAGELERAADYAKGIAKKVERSLQTPSIIEAPMELHRLGTLVQTMLHTCLDAFVQLDVTLARSLGEKDQEIDALEDRVIETLKNAARQDPRKLDCALLLIDTAHVLERLADRTTNIAERVIFIATARAEEINT is encoded by the coding sequence ATGCGGGATCATTACATCAAGCAACTGCAATCGGTGCACGACGATCTCCTTCGCATGGGGAGTCGCGTCGAACATCAACTTGCCGACGCTATCAAGGCGCTGGATCGGCTCGACATCGAACTGGCGCGCGAAATTGTTGCGCGTGATCGTGAGATTGACGCTGCACGCAACGCTATCGACGAGCATGTGTTCCAGTTGATCGCCACCCAACAACCGGTCGCCACCGATCTGCGCAGTCTGCTGGCAGCAATCGCAATTGCCGGTGAACTCGAACGTGCCGCCGACTATGCCAAGGGCATCGCCAAAAAAGTCGAGCGCAGCCTGCAAACGCCATCGATCATTGAAGCTCCGATGGAACTCCACCGCCTGGGGACGCTGGTTCAGACCATGTTGCACACCTGCCTGGACGCCTTTGTGCAACTTGATGTGACGCTGGCGCGCTCGCTCGGCGAAAAAGATCAGGAAATCGATGCCCTGGAAGACCGTGTGATCGAAACGTTGAAGAATGCAGCGCGCCAGGATCCGCGCAAACTCGACTGTGCGCTGCTCCTGATCGATACCGCGCATGTACTCGAACGTCTTGCCGATCGCACCACCAACATAGCGGAACGGGTCATTTTCATCGCTACCGCCAGGGCGGAGGAAATTAACACATGA
- a CDS encoding acylphosphatase, with protein sequence MDMARAHVFISGRVQGVNFRASARNYAREVGVSGWVRNLEDGRVEAVFEGERSAVQKMVSWCYSGPSHARVEAVDVRWEKPTGEERGFSIIW encoded by the coding sequence ATGGACATGGCTCGCGCACACGTCTTCATTTCAGGTCGCGTTCAGGGAGTGAATTTTCGTGCCAGCGCACGTAATTACGCTCGTGAAGTCGGTGTCTCCGGGTGGGTGCGCAACCTGGAGGACGGGCGCGTCGAGGCAGTCTTTGAAGGTGAACGTTCGGCGGTGCAGAAGATGGTCAGCTGGTGCTACAGCGGTCCGTCGCATGCCCGCGTCGAAGCAGTGGACGTGCGCTGGGAGAAGCCAACCGGCGAAGAACGCGGTTTTTCGATTATCTGGTGA
- a CDS encoding DUF7919 family protein, producing MYFADLQPYTWFTSKRSGYTALAVGWLDSLFPYTIGPTPPAFQERLREHCACGVHAPMLGFHECDFCGKSHIFLEYGSKKVMTNNGEIWILDGNIVYAAPVMIHHYVTDHNYRPPQVFIDAVMRCPLPYEAAYQEIMQSWGETTFDYSRDYPFICSIRTP from the coding sequence ATGTACTTCGCCGATCTCCAACCTTATACGTGGTTTACCAGCAAGCGGTCGGGATACACCGCCCTGGCGGTCGGCTGGCTCGACTCGCTGTTTCCTTACACGATTGGTCCAACACCGCCAGCATTTCAGGAGCGTCTGCGCGAGCATTGTGCATGCGGCGTCCACGCTCCGATGCTTGGCTTCCACGAATGCGATTTTTGCGGGAAGTCTCATATCTTTCTGGAATATGGGAGTAAGAAGGTGATGACCAACAACGGTGAAATCTGGATTCTCGACGGAAACATTGTCTATGCTGCACCGGTCATGATCCACCACTACGTTACAGATCATAACTATCGACCGCCGCAGGTGTTTATTGATGCGGTTATGCGCTGCCCTCTGCCTTACGAAGCGGCATACCAGGAGATCATGCAATCGTGGGGAGAGACGACGTTCGATTATAGCCGTGATTACCCGTTCATATGTTCGATACGTACCCCATAA
- a CDS encoding DUF4129 domain-containing transglutaminase family protein, translating to MSFPVATVPNETPSRSWFARLEIGSLVIPFLLTVTITWSVTRSLEVANWADGLTMLTGIGLTALVTGMIFARVSWMPAWLAHPLASLPGLVFVIRQISPVIGAQAAAEFGSTKAQRLVTWGDYAAEVVLRALIWIRTLQAGGRGEDIVLFVVTLALIVWGVGYAAGWLTFRHQRAWIAVGLNASIMLINYTYAWPKPTGLFFLFFIAALLLIVYQHIVANQRLWRATRVEFPDFLPARMLLASFVTFILLAIVTAFLPNRPDNEHLARLWRTIRAPITALREGWQDAFSTINAPPGTTGAFLTRNARVGGPRQLGTALVMTVRSREYSYWRATAFDRYTGRMWQNAVGERARAALGVTTAEDARTPLAPGVVLEQPELRGRTLVTTTFELAQTRSDGLVMVGGALASTSLPVLMQHGYLDIDGELLPNFTETATVVAAAPLEASQTYTVATYLSTVDEQSLRESGTGYPEWVRMSYLQLPETVTPRVRELAATIVRNAGAVTPYDKALAIQEYLRTLPYNDQRPMPPEDRDWVDWFLFDAPGGYCDDFASAMVVLLRAGGVPARWVQGYAGGELDPDRRVYLVHENIAHSWPEVYFPGYGWQRFEPTPAPYASVPVRPAFPPADAAERPETTGGLGGALSDPEAMLREMIERNTGPAISDADALQREIEAQRMQERLRLAALIGGSLAFLTALIGAGALWLHWDVRGLSPAATAYARLTRLSGWAGVHAPPDATPYEYGALIGERIPRQKRTIDRIVSAFVAERYHPGHTANNQLPKEDWQALRRELVALLVGRIGAALRSPFRNTPPRRRQRAQ from the coding sequence ATGAGTTTCCCGGTTGCCACCGTTCCGAATGAGACCCCATCGCGTTCCTGGTTTGCGCGTCTCGAGATCGGATCGCTCGTGATCCCGTTTCTGCTGACCGTCACTATCACCTGGAGCGTGACGCGCAGCCTCGAAGTCGCCAACTGGGCGGATGGTCTCACCATGCTGACCGGGATCGGTCTGACGGCGCTCGTTACCGGTATGATCTTCGCCCGCGTCTCATGGATGCCAGCGTGGCTGGCGCATCCGCTGGCATCGCTCCCCGGTCTTGTGTTTGTTATCCGTCAGATCAGTCCAGTGATTGGTGCGCAGGCGGCGGCTGAGTTTGGATCGACGAAGGCGCAGCGCCTGGTAACCTGGGGCGATTATGCGGCGGAAGTTGTGCTACGCGCGCTCATCTGGATACGCACGCTTCAGGCAGGTGGTCGCGGCGAGGACATTGTGCTGTTCGTCGTCACCCTGGCGCTGATTGTCTGGGGTGTCGGGTATGCCGCCGGGTGGCTGACATTCCGCCATCAACGCGCCTGGATCGCGGTTGGGTTGAATGCCAGCATCATGCTGATCAACTACACCTACGCCTGGCCCAAACCAACCGGTTTGTTCTTTCTCTTTTTCATCGCTGCCCTGCTTCTGATCGTCTACCAGCACATTGTTGCAAACCAGCGTCTCTGGCGGGCAACGCGCGTTGAGTTTCCCGACTTTCTGCCGGCGCGCATGCTGCTGGCATCGTTTGTCACCTTCATTCTGCTTGCGATTGTCACTGCCTTCCTGCCCAACCGCCCGGACAATGAACACCTGGCGCGCCTCTGGCGCACCATTCGCGCACCGATCACAGCGTTGCGCGAGGGATGGCAGGATGCATTCAGCACGATCAATGCGCCACCCGGTACGACCGGTGCGTTTCTGACCCGGAATGCGCGGGTTGGCGGTCCCCGTCAGTTGGGAACGGCGCTGGTGATGACGGTGCGATCCCGTGAGTACAGTTACTGGCGCGCAACCGCGTTCGACCGCTACACCGGTCGGATGTGGCAGAACGCAGTGGGTGAACGGGCGCGCGCCGCACTGGGAGTGACGACTGCTGAAGACGCGCGCACGCCGCTGGCGCCTGGCGTAGTGCTTGAACAACCTGAACTGCGGGGACGGACGCTGGTGACGACGACCTTTGAACTGGCGCAAACGCGATCCGACGGGCTGGTGATGGTCGGCGGAGCGCTGGCTTCGACCAGTTTGCCGGTGTTGATGCAGCACGGGTATCTCGACATAGATGGCGAGTTGTTGCCCAATTTCACCGAAACGGCGACGGTTGTCGCCGCAGCGCCGCTGGAGGCATCGCAAACCTACACCGTCGCCACGTATCTTTCGACCGTCGATGAGCAGAGCCTGCGCGAAAGCGGAACCGGTTACCCGGAATGGGTGCGCATGTCGTATCTGCAATTACCCGAAACGGTGACGCCACGGGTGCGCGAACTGGCGGCAACAATTGTTCGCAATGCCGGTGCGGTCACACCTTACGACAAGGCGCTGGCAATCCAGGAGTATCTCCGCACCCTGCCGTACAACGATCAGCGCCCGATGCCGCCGGAAGACCGCGATTGGGTCGACTGGTTCCTGTTCGATGCGCCGGGCGGCTACTGCGACGATTTTGCTTCAGCAATGGTGGTGCTGCTGCGCGCCGGGGGCGTTCCGGCGCGTTGGGTCCAGGGGTATGCTGGCGGCGAACTCGATCCGGATCGCCGGGTGTACCTGGTTCACGAAAATATCGCCCATAGCTGGCCCGAAGTGTACTTCCCCGGCTATGGCTGGCAGCGCTTCGAGCCAACGCCAGCGCCGTATGCCAGTGTGCCGGTTCGTCCGGCGTTTCCGCCGGCAGATGCGGCTGAACGACCGGAGACAACCGGGGGCCTGGGAGGTGCGCTGAGCGATCCGGAAGCCATGCTGCGTGAAATGATCGAGCGCAATACCGGTCCGGCGATCAGCGACGCGGATGCGTTGCAGCGCGAGATCGAAGCGCAGCGCATGCAGGAGCGATTGCGCCTGGCGGCGCTGATCGGCGGATCGCTGGCATTCCTGACAGCACTGATCGGCGCCGGAGCGCTGTGGTTGCACTGGGATGTGCGCGGCCTGTCACCTGCCGCAACCGCCTATGCGCGTCTGACGCGATTGTCCGGGTGGGCTGGCGTGCACGCGCCACCCGATGCGACGCCGTATGAGTATGGCGCGCTGATCGGTGAACGCATTCCCCGCCAGAAACGCACTATTGATCGGATCGTCAGCGCTTTTGTCGCCGAACGGTACCATCCAGGGCATACCGCGAACAATCAGTTACCGAAAGAAGACTGGCAGGCATTGCGGCGTGAACTGGTCGCACTGCTCGTCGGGCGGATCGGCGCAGCGCTGCGTTCACCGTTTCGTAACACTCCTCCGCGCAGGCGGCAACGTGCGCAGTAA
- a CDS encoding TatD family hydrolase: MDATHFIDTHAHLGLAQFDADRGAVLARAAAAGVVRIVEIGYDLATSRAAVALAAQHEPIYAVVGVQPNHVAELPDDWLDQVRALAGQPKVVAIGEIGLDYYWNAAPAAQQEACFRAQLDLARELGLPVVIHSRDAHDDTIRVLRDAARGLTGVMHSFSGDWRYAEHCLEIGFSLSFSGPVTFPKAVDLHEVVRRTPLDRLLTETDSPYLAPHPLRGKRNEPANVRLIAERLAVLREMPLDALVDAVWRNAKAIFGL, translated from the coding sequence ATGGATGCAACACACTTTATCGACACGCATGCTCATCTTGGATTGGCTCAGTTCGATGCGGATCGCGGCGCTGTTCTGGCTCGCGCCGCAGCTGCCGGGGTTGTGCGGATCGTAGAAATTGGCTACGACCTGGCAACGTCGCGCGCTGCGGTTGCCCTTGCGGCGCAGCACGAACCGATCTACGCGGTTGTCGGCGTGCAGCCGAACCATGTGGCCGAATTGCCGGACGACTGGCTCGATCAGGTGCGTGCGCTGGCAGGGCAACCGAAGGTCGTCGCCATTGGCGAGATCGGTCTGGATTACTACTGGAATGCAGCTCCGGCCGCTCAGCAAGAAGCCTGTTTCCGGGCGCAACTCGATCTGGCGCGTGAACTGGGATTGCCCGTCGTTATTCACAGCCGCGATGCGCATGATGATACGATCCGCGTGTTACGCGATGCGGCGCGTGGTCTGACCGGCGTTATGCACTCGTTCTCCGGCGACTGGAGGTATGCTGAGCACTGCCTGGAGATTGGCTTCTCTCTCTCCTTCAGTGGTCCGGTCACCTTCCCGAAAGCCGTCGATCTGCACGAGGTGGTGCGACGCACCCCGCTCGACCGGCTTCTCACCGAAACCGACAGCCCCTATCTGGCGCCGCACCCCTTGCGTGGAAAGCGTAACGAACCCGCCAATGTTCGTCTGATTGCCGAACGTCTTGCTGTGCTGCGCGAAATGCCGCTCGATGCGCTGGTTGATGCCGTGTGGCGCAATGCGAAAGCGATATTCGGGCTATGA
- a CDS encoding sensor histidine kinase, with protein MQHQVCILIVEDDPTIASLVGIVLREAGYRTLHADTAADALRLAETNPFDLVVLDWMLPDTPGVQICTALKERAGRRFLPILMLTAKGELSDRVTALDAGVDDYLSKPFYIEELMARVRALLRIRAAENERDAAMAALEAQNDALRVANEQLRTMQAQLVQSSKLAALGEIVAGVAHELNNPLAIILGNAELLSPQHDPEDQRSVAQIIESAKRARRVVQSLATFARRGPMAKEWTSPTDLIERVLDLKRAALRSSGIALEVVCSSDLPMIWVDIPQMQQVLLNLLHNAEYALAGMPAPQVWLTVVRGHAEKPPLPPAQAASAGGAFVCFDVADNGPGIPDHVIERLFQPFVTTRPPGRGSGLGLAIAYGIVTGHGGQILINTQAAQGTAVRVALPVDPPESVSGQE; from the coding sequence ATGCAACACCAGGTCTGCATCCTGATCGTCGAAGATGATCCGACGATCGCCAGTCTTGTTGGGATCGTCCTGCGCGAAGCCGGCTACCGGACGTTACACGCCGACACTGCTGCCGACGCTCTTCGGCTCGCCGAAACAAACCCCTTTGACCTTGTGGTGCTGGACTGGATGCTCCCCGACACACCGGGGGTTCAGATCTGCACTGCCTTGAAAGAGCGAGCGGGACGGCGGTTTCTTCCCATTCTGATGTTGACCGCCAAAGGCGAACTCTCCGACCGGGTCACAGCGCTCGATGCCGGTGTCGATGACTATCTGAGCAAGCCATTCTATATTGAGGAACTGATGGCGCGCGTGCGGGCGCTGCTCCGCATTCGCGCAGCGGAAAACGAACGCGACGCTGCGATGGCGGCGCTCGAAGCGCAAAATGATGCACTGCGCGTTGCCAATGAGCAATTGCGAACCATGCAGGCGCAACTTGTTCAGAGCTCGAAACTCGCCGCTCTGGGTGAGATCGTTGCTGGCGTGGCGCATGAACTGAACAATCCGCTCGCGATCATCCTCGGCAACGCCGAACTGCTATCACCGCAACACGATCCGGAGGATCAACGATCAGTCGCGCAGATCATCGAAAGCGCCAAGCGCGCCCGCCGTGTCGTTCAGAGTCTGGCAACCTTCGCCCGTCGCGGACCGATGGCAAAAGAGTGGACGTCGCCGACCGATCTGATCGAGCGCGTGCTCGATCTCAAACGGGCTGCTCTGCGATCTTCCGGCATCGCCCTCGAAGTTGTCTGTTCGTCCGATCTCCCGATGATCTGGGTCGATATTCCACAGATGCAACAGGTTCTGCTCAATCTTCTTCACAATGCTGAGTATGCTCTGGCTGGCATGCCCGCGCCGCAGGTGTGGTTGACGGTCGTGCGCGGACACGCTGAAAAACCGCCGTTGCCCCCGGCGCAAGCCGCCAGTGCTGGCGGCGCATTCGTGTGCTTCGATGTTGCCGATAACGGACCGGGCATTCCCGATCATGTCATCGAGCGATTGTTCCAGCCATTCGTCACCACCCGCCCTCCCGGTCGGGGATCGGGACTGGGTCTGGCGATAGCATACGGCATTGTGACCGGGCATGGCGGTCAGATCCTGATCAATACGCAAGCGGCTCAAGGAACCGCTGTGCGGGTCGCACTGCCGGTCGATCCGCCGGAGAGCGTTTCGGGGCAGGAATGA
- a CDS encoding uracil-DNA glycosylase, protein MMISLVQQQHCVRCPALVASRRRIVHGYGDVMSGIVFIGEAPGRHGADQTGIPFWGDRSGRILRRMLVRMGLASDETATASLRCFITNTVRCCPPGNRTPTAAEVQACREWLDTELDAIKPRLLVPVGRIALQEVGKRYLEGAPGAIRTLHATVLRGREVTILPMMHPARISRVDAEAFIAAMQPLVDGRNEP, encoded by the coding sequence ATGATGATTTCCCTGGTGCAGCAGCAACACTGTGTGCGTTGTCCAGCGCTTGTCGCCAGTCGGCGGCGCATCGTTCATGGCTACGGCGACGTGATGAGCGGCATCGTCTTTATCGGCGAAGCGCCGGGGCGTCACGGCGCCGATCAGACAGGCATTCCGTTTTGGGGTGACCGCTCAGGACGCATCTTGCGCCGTATGCTGGTCCGCATGGGTCTCGCCAGCGACGAAACCGCGACAGCGTCGCTGCGGTGTTTCATCACCAATACGGTGCGCTGCTGTCCACCGGGAAACCGCACCCCCACGGCTGCAGAAGTGCAAGCCTGTCGTGAATGGTTGGACACTGAACTCGATGCGATCAAACCACGTCTGCTCGTTCCGGTTGGGCGCATTGCGCTCCAGGAGGTGGGCAAACGGTATCTGGAAGGTGCGCCGGGCGCCATCCGCACGCTCCACGCAACCGTACTTCGCGGCAGAGAGGTCACCATCCTGCCCATGATGCACCCGGCGCGCATCAGTCGTGTCGATGCTGAAGCGTTCATTGCGGCAATGCAGCCGCTCGTTGACGGAAGGAATGAACCATGA